The DNA region agagagagagaaagagagagagagagcatgagatacatacacacacatacacttggTGCGACGCGCGTCCATACGGGGAAAACAAAGAACTCTGCCTATTTGTTCATGGCACTGGGTGGCTGGGAGTCTCTCTGGTAGATGCAAACTGCATACACAGGCCTTCTCACACCTCTTACCTCCTCCGTCTCACCACTAGCTCTGTATGTCTGCGCAAATTCAGGGAATAAGTTCAGGGAATAAGCCGTGCCACCCTCCGCCTAGCCGAAATATTTCGAGCTGGACCTAAAAGTATAGTCGCAACTGGACTCAACGCTGTCCTTCGTACTTCTGCAGTTCTGCTGATTCTGTTGCAATGCTCAGATCTTCCATAACTTGCAttcatacacatacacacacacacagagtcaCAGACACAATGGAACACAATGCTCTGAACAACAAATCGCGTGACCACCAGCTCAAAAAGCTGGAGACCTTTTTGATTCCCCGACAACCGTCCCAAGGCCAGATATTCCGGAAGATTCGTCCAAGAGATGTCACCACCTGGACATCTGGTCTACTTGCCGTCTCCTCTACCTGCTAGAACTGTTGGTACGTTGCAATTTCTCGCGTCTACCATATTCgcaaaccacaaacacatacacacacacacacaataacgCGCGCGCGGTGGACGCGTATATGCGCACAAATCGACTCTGCCGACAATGCATATGCGAAGCTTGATATTTGTTGCATTCCGACACCACCCTTCGCTCCCCTTCCACTGCCCTACCACATTTTTCAACGTTTTGCAAGAACGGCTCCCTGGTCCCTAGCTTCCTGTCTTTGTTCTGCttgtgttacttttttttggtgggggggggggggggcggagtCTAGAAGTCCGTAGGTTCCAGGTTCCTACCGAACTCTGGAATTTCGTGCCTTACCGTATACCATATTCCTCTGTTTCACATTAACAAAACTAATATCGCGAAACTCCCAAACTCCTGCACTGGTTTTGCAATTTTATGTCCTGAGGCCTCTCGGTGAGTCTTCCGTTGCCTTGATTGCTCTAATTCCAGCTGCACCAAACACACCACCATATGGTGTGGGATATTAGAGGTTGGTTTTTGTTAGGACATCCTGCCGTATTCTACACTACCGCGTATGCAACACGAACATCCAAAGATCTATTGGTATCATTACCCTCCTCCACCTAGGTTAGGGGGGCACCCAGGTCAGGAGCACGGCCACgggggagagaagaaaaaactgcTCCCTGTTTGGGGACTCTACACGACACGTACCAAGGTATCAAGCACTCTGCACATACACGACACGGGGTTGCAGAATCGCGTCTTACTCCTCCCTGCCCGTTCCAAAACACCAGCAACACCTTCTCCGACGCAATACACAACGGTCCAGGCAGCACCGTTTTGACAGCGCCGTCCGGAGCGACACTTGTGGGATTTATTTACGTTTCACCAGGGCAGGACGCGCCAACGTGCCAAAACCTCGGGctcgtgtgtatgtttgtgcgtTGATAGTAGTGGTTTGAtaagttttctttcttttttgatgctttttttttgctcattcGTTCTCTCTCCCTTGCGCTGAGATGCAGACGCTCTAAGCCTAAGGTAACAACAGATGGCTTGGTAAAGGATGCAGAACACTCACCTTTCCACGGTGCCCGCAAGCGTCACTATCTGCTCTGGGACGCGCAAGCAAGCGATAAATCTTTCGAAGGGACCCTCCCGTTTGGACCACCTTTGGCACTAAGGAACAGCTCACGCACCAGCAGGAAATGGTTGATTGCCAGCGAATGGTTTGCAAcatggcaaacacacacacacacacacacacacaatcaaatgtTGGGGTGTACgcgaagcgtgtgtgtgtgtgtgtgtgtggatgggaGAGCGAATTTTCCTCCCAACAGCCAGGCACATGCGCGGAAAGTGCGTAACAGGCGGATAGGGAGCGGAAAAAGCGCATCGCATCAAACGCATCAAACAGGACAAACGTCAGCGCTGTAGACCACACAGGTTTGTGCCTTTTCCcagttttgtttatgttgtgtttttcgtGTACCGCATAACGTGGAAAGGTAACGGTAATACTGCACACATTgcagatgttttgttttggggaaGATCTAATTAGCATTGCTCCCATGGGATGTCCAACAACTCTACCCCCTGGTGGACAATTGTTTcttttgaattcaaaaataaagGTCGTTAACGATAACTGGcgcaatgattttttttttgcgcaacacAATTCCAGACATGGTCACCTCTGCGTGGTCTGCGCAAGGAATTTCAAGTGTATTGAACCCAATTCAATTTCCCCAATTCTCGAAACCCAATTCAAATGAGTATTGAAGAGGCCGCTTAAGAGACTTAAAACCAAAACCTGAAACCGATACATTACCAATTCTGGTTCATGACCAATTGATCATGACCTCATGCCGGTCCTAACCAATTCTAATCCTGCAATCATTATTGAgtccatactggtcctggaataGACACTGAACCCATACAAGTCCTTGATGTACTACAGAACCCATATCGGCCCAGGAGTTGATACCTAGTTCATACCGGTCCTGTGTACTGATCTTGAATCCATACCTGTCATGGCACCGATCTTGAACCTATACCGGTCCTGACaccgatcatgaacctatGCCGGTAATAGAGTTGGAGTTATCGTAAGAAATATTATAGAAATTCAACGTAGGATGTAGCGTAGGAACTCCGGATTTGTAACGAAAACTTGCACCTGGTTCGGGTATAGACCCGACACAGTTCCAGTTCCGATAAAGTAACTGATTCTGCTGGTCACCAAACTATAATCGGCAGTACCTGTCCAGCGTAGGAATTTTAGTAGAATTTGAAAAGTCCACAGACATCCGACATCCGTCATGAATTTCTTCGACTGGGATCATGCcgcatattttttattttccacgaGTGTTATGATGTACCAGAATCAATTAAAGGTGTGTCTGGGTTCTAGTAGGCTCCCCCGATGTCACGGTAAACAAAcatgagaaaaaagagaaacagcaCACAAACCCGGTTGTCAGCTAGTCGTTCAAGTTGGTCCAAGGAGGACATCGTCACTCAGAATTGGCTGTCCGAACTTTCAGAGAAAGTAACAGAAGAGGTTTTAGTTCACTGCACGAATATAACGAATGCTTTAAAGCCATTTCTaaccaaataaataatatagaTCTCTGCCCAAAAattgtaccacgggaccgcccccaATGACTTTCTATAATGATTAATTAAGTGAAGAAGGTTTGCAATTGAACAATCGAGCGTTTGCGCATGTTCTCAAAAACTTACAGCACTATTCATAATAGAGTTGctaatataatttattaaacCTGTTGCTCAACAGTATGTCTACATCAGAATTGTCGAGAGCCTATAAAAACTGCTTGACAAACAAAGTTTCTGTTGAGCTCGGAGCCCCAAGTGGCCAGTTGTCCGCTGTATGGAtgatgcacacatacacacacatcataaGATCCGATTGGAGTACTTCAGCAATTGAGAGCATCGCAGCAAGCACATTTTAATGGCTGGCGGCCCTGAAGCCGTCCAAATTATCCGGAAACCTCCTACCGAAAGGTCTCTCTGCCGCAACCTTCAACGAGCGAGCGTGCGCCAGCCATGCcggaactactccaacaacaTTGTTTTCTCCGCTCGCTCGCTTCGTACGAGGGAAAATGATTCATCCTTCCACCGGTGGGGGAGGCCTTCCGGGGCTTTCCGATCGCGATCGAACCAAGTGTGCGTCCGGCGCCTTGGGCTTGGATGCATGATTCTGAATCGAGCAAAACCGATCTACCTCCCATTGCCCCCTGGTGGTGTCGCTGATGATCTCTGACCTCTTATCAATACTCACAGCCTTCCCCTTATAAGATCTCATATGATATGCAACTCCACCTCCGCCCCTCACGCCAGCACGCATACGCAATGCTGGCATCGTATCAAGACAACCGTTTTCATCGCTCATTAATGCGAGCAAATCGCTCCGAGGTGGCATAATGGACCCCGACCCCCACCGGGTACCGTACGTGCCGACCTCACTCAGTGCCGAACCGTCCAAGGGGGGGCAGGAGGGCACGCGAACCCACATTCTGCCGCTTCTTTTCTCCGCGCCATCTTTTACTCTGCCCGCGGCCATTATTACGAGCCAGCGCGCGATAATCACATCACGCTCATCGTCATCACCTTCAGCCGCCGCCGGTTCACGCCAATAAACCGCACGCGGCACGATGATTACATCCCCTTCTCCACCGCGTGCGCTAAAATGTGGTTGCGCATCGTAAGCGCCGATGAGCAGTTGTCGTTGCGCGTACTTGCTCCGctgaaagcaaaacatttttcatttccttcaaaaaacacacaaacacacacttttgAATCGTTAATTCACAAGCAAATACTTCTATTTCGGCACTGAAAATactgcaaaaaaagggggTTGAGATTCTTcgcccagctgctgctgctagaaaTCGGTGAACAAGACTGCGTCCTCCTCCCGCACCAGGCACTCATCGTCGAACAGATCGCGCGGCACTATCTAGAATTGGATCGCATTAAACGGTGTCTATTCTTCTTATTTCCTTTTGCATACACTTTCGCATCCGCTTCTTACCTTCCTGGTGCGCACGTCCTCCCACCGGTAGTGCTGGTAGAGCGCGAtccgctgcagctgcagcagcgacCGCAGCCGGGCGCGCGGATCCGGCTCCAGCAGCCGATGGAGCAGATCGCGCCCGTCCGGCGGCAAACGGCCGGCCGAGGCTGGCAGCAGCCGCCGGTTCGCCACCGGCCCATCGATGGCCGTACTGCTgtagggggaggaggggggtggTGCGATCGGCAGCTCAGTCACCGAGGCCCTTAAATGATGCGCCGGATCCATCAGTGGGTACTGGTGATGGGAGAAAAGCGAACGGAGAAGTTAAGCGGACAAACCCAAAtgcggttttttgtttgtgtggaatGAGATAAAGGAAGACAACGACAACGGGCgactacaacaaaaaagtatgtGATTGCGCGTTCACCGAGGGGGCTCTTGCAGGCTGATTTGCTGGAGTCGCATGCCAATTTAGAACAATTTACGCAATTCCACACGATCATCAACCGGTCGCCTGCCGGGttaccctctctctctctctctggggGCCTTTGCCGGCGGAAGCCGTTCGTTTGGAGCCGGGAACGGGGGAAAGTTTGGGGATCCATACACTGATTGCGATGTCTCCCGGCAGGATCGCTGCTCAGGTGTTCGCTGGAATTTGCCAGACAAGCGCGCCTGGCTTGCAGCTTCGCAAAGCTGACGATGACGTTTGAGAAGAGATTGCAGAAGAACATGAACGAATCGCATCGTTTTTCTAACAGAACTCAATTGCTGAACGTCAGTTCTATGCCACTTCCGAGCAGAAAGAAATCATCGATCCACTAATGTTTGGTTCATTTACGTTACAAACCGGTTGTAATTCATTCTAGTGATGGATATAGTTGGCAAAAATTCCAAGTCGACTCttatccgactccgataatttcAGAACCAACTCCGGAAGGTACGTCcacccagcattatccggagtagttcggaatcgcccggagtcgtccggagtcgtccggaatcattcggagtcggtgtcgtccggagtcgtcaggagtcgttcggagtcgtccgaagatATTGGAATTCCGGACGAttttggacgactccggatgacttcggatgactccagacgattttggacgactctggacgactccggtcgactccggatgactccgacttcgagcgactccgggcgactctgggtgaatccggacgactccggacgactctggacaactccggacgactctggacaactccgaacgactcggACTCCAGGCGGAACTATCGGTTCCCATTTTTACAAAGTTGATATCGTACTACCAATAGTCTGAGTtgaatcggagtcgtccagagagcacatcactactagTGAGTGTGTGATTTGAATCTGAAAGGAGTGAGTCACTATTGCGCGCAGACAGTGAGTACGTCtgcggagtcgtccgaagttaTTGGAagtccggacgactctgggcgactccggatgacttcggatgactccggacgattctgaACGACTCTGAACAACTCCGGTCTACTCCGgctgactccgactccgagcgacttcgagcgactccgggcgactctgtatgactccggacgactccggatgactctgggtgactccggacgaccctggacaactccgaacgactcggACTCCAGGTGGAACTattggttcccattttttcaaAGTTGATATCGTACTACCAATAGTCTGAGTTGAATCGAAGTCgcccagagagcacatcactgaACAGAGTGAGTTGTCTCATCTCTAATTCTTACCGACCAGCGCCTTTACTGGTGGGCAGTAGGGAACAACACCACACTTTGGGACTCACTGAACTAACTCATCAAGCAGTTCTTCCTAACCGTTCGTTCTCACGATTCGTTTCGTCCGCTTGGCTAACAGTTGTTGCCAGTAGCCGAAACTGAAGCTGGAAAAATAGAATACGATGCACGCAGTTCCTTCCTCTTCACACCTGATTATTCTTCCCCACCTGCCTGCTTGAAGCTGATGCTGCGTCACAGCATCTAATCTAGATCGAACGGCAAAGGCGCACTCTACCATAATAACCACCGACCTTCAAGGACGTGATGAGCCACTTTTCCACCACGTAATTGCAGTTCTTCTCTCATACCACTTCCGGAAGTCCGGCCGGCCGGGGATCACGTGTGCGTCACCGTCGAGTGGAGAGAAGGTCGCGCAGCCATAGTGCGCGCTCCCGTGGTTTAACACCACGCCACCAACACCAGCTGCTGGTTCATTGACCAAGGTCCAACGGCGGGAAAAGCCGCGGCGTGGCCACCGGCTGCAGCGGGAGCCCCGGGTCTAACGACGCCTAATAATTCAATAACGACCGGaaatttttattactattaAACTCAATCCCACGAACCCACGAACCCTCTGCAATGTCCCCGGGGGCCTTGCATATCCCGAATCCCTGCGGGTCGGCcaatgtgcagcagcagcagagatttgtaatgcacacacacacacacacacacacaaagccgGGAATCAGCTCAGCACTTTGAGGCGCGCCGCCACTTCCGACGCTAATCGCCATCGATTAGCAAGTTCTGCTGTGCCGTTCTGTTAACTGGCGAGCTTAGCGGGCTGATCAAATGAGCCGTGCCGTGAAGCTGCTGGTACCGATCGGCTGTGTGGTCGGATGGGATGGGCACGACCCCGAAAGgtcacgacacacacacacacacaaatcatgATGCGCTGAGCGGCCCGGGGCTTGGGCAATCCTCGGCCCCGGGTGTGACTGTAAGGCCACTTTTTGTCCACCCCTCTCTCCCGGGCCCATACACCATAATTATTTTCCCATTATCCCAATCGCCTAAGACCagcccgcgtgtgtgtgtgtgtgtggatgtgtggtGGCCACTTGGAGGGAGCCCCATAATCATTGTGTGCGGACCCGCACCCGCCTTTTCTCAATGTAGgtcttttgattttgtttaattctttttttttgtgctgtctGTTTGCTCTTTCACCTTCACGCGGTGCACGCGGGCTGGAAGCACGACCGACCGCCAGCAGCatttgccagcagcagccccggGAATTTATCTCACATACGGCACACACGTTTCGTTCGCTTCTGTTGGTtgtgaactgttttttttttgtgtgcgatgGCTGTTTGTGGCCTACCCTGggccgatcgatcgatatACGTCTATCCACCGCGGGTGTTACTACCCTCTTGAGTGGCCTTCGGAACAGCATGCATGCGAGGAGGAAGGGAGGACCACTGCCACCAGCGGAGCGATTCACCACCGACTCATTCCAAATGCGCAATCGGGGTGtaccacgctgctgctgctgctgctctgtgtGTTACCACAGCGCATCGTGACCGTGCGCCGTCCCTTTCCGATCCTGGCCTTGATCGGAACCGATCCGGCGCTTGCGAGTGAATGCGGCaagagggagagggggggggggaggaggggggaggggaattTGTTAGAAGGTAAAGATGATGGCGCGTAGAAGACAACAAATCGGCACACGAGAGAcgagaagcaacaaaacaacacgtCGCTCGCAACAACAACGACCACAACACACGCGAGCTTCTCCGGGTGCTCTCAATCTCAATAtactcctcccccccccccttcctacCTCGATCTTTTCTTCCCCCGCCCGAGGGCACGATTCAGCATTAGGAGCAAAAGAGTCGCGAGTGAGCGCACGGGGCCTTAAATATAAAGGTTTGCTGTATGTGGGGGTTTTTGAACCCACCCAATATCCCCGCGCTGGGTCATCCCACCCCCATGCAGGGAACCGGGACGGTTGTTCTAGGCAGCAAagcccgggggggggggggggggggtcgcaCTACAAGAGGAGTGGTCGCTCCAGCACTGCTCACGGTCAGCCAAAACAGCTGCTGTTGCGGATCCGCGTGTTTTGGATGGAGAtttttggggattttttttgcaagacCACAACTTCCAAAAATTGAGCTCGGAATCGATGCCCGCCCGCCCTGAGGCGGCGGCGTGTGCCAACTCCGCCACACCGGAAGTGGATAGAGCGTGTGCCGGACGGACAGCCGGTCGGATCAGCAGACTCGCCCTGCCTGTTTGGGGACGATTTTGGTCAGTTTACAATCGGCAGCTAGGGTTGTGCGGCAAGATGCTCACGTTCCGCATAATAACAACGGAGGCACACGGAATTCCGCGGAAGGTCAAGCGCGCGCCACTAGTAATTATGGATGAGCAACAGGAAAGCAGCGAAAACCCCCGGCGCGTTCATAATTCCCTTCAGGAATGTATTGCTTTTTTACTTGTTTATTACTTACTTCCCCCTTTTTGCAGGTGGTGGGGatttggggagggggggggtgggaggggAGATGACATTACTAATTCCAGCAATAGTTGCtaaccctttttttttctgcgcagaaaagaaaagaagggaCATTTCCTTTCCTGAAAGGCACACCAAACGTGCGCCTGCCCGCTTGAAATATTCAACCCCAacgggagtgttttttttttttaaattcacacTTCACACCAGCgattctccttccctctcGGCGTCGCGCAGTCAGCAGTACCGCCAAATGCGCTGGAATCGAACGGAACGGGAACCGCCGAGAAAGCCCACGAGGAAGATAAATAATTCTCGAAGGACGAGCGGACGAATTCCAAACACCGCACACCACGGCACAGAAGTTATGCGAATTGATCGGGCGAGTGGGGTGGTGGTGAGGGGAGGGTTGAAGGACGCGATATCGATCGATAAGCGAGGCAAGGAACGAAGGCAACAGCTCGGAGATCTTCTTCAAGAGCACCGAGAACTTGGAGTTGGCGGAACTTAAAAAGTTAAAACAGTTCTCTCCAACTGAAAGGGAAACCAATGGTTCCTCACAGGATGGGAGGTCCAAGAGGAGGTCCCTCAGgggaaaaaaagacacacacagacacacagataTCGAGGAGTTCCAACGGTTCTTCTTCTCGAGAAGCTCCAAGGAGCGTCCAAAAGGTTCCATTCCGAGGGCCCAGCAATTGAAGTAACAGCGCCTGTGCTGTGGCCACACAGCAATGCCCGTCCCGTCAAACAATGTGTCGCATCGGGGCGTGcagtgcccccccccccccaccccccccttCCAGTGTGCCCCCGTATGGTTTGGCGCGGGAAAAAAGGCTCTCCAAATCAACATCGAAAAGCAACGAAACGAATGAACCGAgcgaacgaacaaaaaagccaACGGCTCGAACtaggagggagagagagatcatCGGCCAGCCGCCAACCAACCATCAACAGCAGCCCCTTCTGCGTGGCTTTTCTCGTGGCAGGGCCGGGTGAAAGACGGGAGACGGACTGCAAAGCGGCGGCGAAGGTATAAAACCGGACCGGCCAGGCCGCTTCTGCTCATTGCATATTCGGAAGCTGCAGCGCACGGAGCGAAACACGGACAGACAGAGAGACGGACAGAATTGCGaacagcgagcgagcgagcgagcgagcgtgtGTATTTTGAAACTCGTGTTCTCCGTGTACagcgaagcaaaacaaaaaaacaaaaaaacaaaaaaccggtgCCGAATTCGTACCTGCCCAACCCTGCCAACAGTGTGCGCAAGAATAACGTAAGTAATCTCGATctcgtgcgtgtttgtgtgtttgtttgttaaggTTTGGGGAGGGAACGGGCCAGTGCAAGAAGAGGGTGTCTAGAGAGTGAATCCGAAACTGCAGCGCCAACGGCCAAAAGCGGGAGCTAGGCAAAGGCCCAGATCTGCAAGAATCCAACGTCTCTCCAAACTACCATATTTCTATCAACCAAAGCTGAACTCCCCGCCAACAGACAACCGTGTAGAGcctggtgtgtttgtgttcttgtgtgtgtgtgtgtgtgtgtgttgatgtggAGAAGGGGTTTCAATAGGACCAGTGAAGTATGCAACAGTCTCCACAAACTTGTacagagtgtgagagagagagagatctaGTGATAGAAGTACTGTTGGGGAGTTTTGATGCACTCGCACTCCAGGAAAACTCCAGCGTGACACACTTGGCCGTTACGCAATGGACCCCCCCTCAGTCGTACAGTTAAGAATCTTTAAGCGATACTTTAGATCTCCTTTCTCCTTTTCGTCTTCCTAAAGCCTTCCCGAACCACTCCAAACATGAAACTGTTAGCCGTGGTACTGCTGGTGCTCGGAGTTACCCTCTGCTGGGGTAAACCTGCCCCGCAAGAAGCGATGCCCGAGGAGAtggtagctgctgctgctgctgctgctgatgctgcccCAGTGGAGGCCGTTTCTACCGCAGCCGAAGCAGAACCTACGACCACTACCAGCGtctcaaccaccaccaccaccaccaccgttcagCCGGTGACGTCTGCCGACACTACGTCTGCCTCGTCCACTTCCGCGTCGATGGACGTGgagccggcggcggcggcggcgacgactGTGGCAGCAGATCCCGAGTCATCCACCACCGGCCAGGCAGTGTCCGAGTCGTCTTCCACCACCCAAGCCACCCCGGCCGTCTCCGAGTCGTCCGCATCCTCCACCAGCGGaccggcggcggtggccgTAAGCGAGGAACTCGCCCCGACGACGCTGGAACCGGCCGAAGCCAACACGGAACCGGCGGAGCAGACGACGGTGGCCGACACTGCCGGGGCCGCTAGCAGCGAGCCAACCAGCAGCGTTGCATCCTCCAGTGTCTCCGCCACTACGCTGGCCGAGATGAGCGATGTGACGACGGCAAGCGCCACGACCACAACGACCACTGCCGCTACCAGCTCCTCAACGGAGCCTGCAGcctctaccaccaccactaccgtAGCAGCGACGGCTGAAgttactaccaccaccaccacgaccaccaccagcactacAACAACCGCCGCCTCCACGGAGGTTGATGCATCGAACGACTCCTCGTCGGGCTCCACGGAGAGTTCCTAAAGCTTAAGCTGATGTGTGCTAGATGTTGTAGACAGATACTTGGGAGAGGAAGCCAGAGGAGAGagatttaactttttttttaaatacaaaagACATCCCCCCACACAAATTCccatcaacaacaataacaggTCAGAGATATCAACCACATTTTTTTGGGCAGACGCCGCCGATACACTTTTACAGACGTACACAGTGGAGACAGTGTGGCTAGAGGCGCGGACGCGATTCTTTTCCGCAGCGTGTGCCGCAGCTAACGGAACCGGAGGCACACGGTGCGCGGTGTCCAGAACTGTAGATTGTAACATATACGCCTAGCATTTAGCGACGATTAGTATACCTACTAGCAAGTAATGAGGCGCAAGCGCACGTTACGCGGAAGCGCGCACTGACTGTTGTGCGAGAAGCGGCAATGGGTTGCGAGCGTCGCGCGCGTTTTCGGAAATAAAGTCTGTCTGAAAACTCAGAAAACTCGATTGCCAGCGGTGCTGCAGCGTCCTGTGCTTTAGCAGCGTGACAGTGGCAGATGCCTACTAGAGCTCGCTTTTGGGGCGTGGCCATCTACAGCTAATCGATTTTATCTCTTCTCCAACCCGAAAAGATCTATGACTGTGGAGAAGTTTGGAGTTGCTGATGCACCAAGAATAAGCGGCTCAAGATGTAGATATTCTGCCACCCATTTCCACAGCAATACATCGCTACTTACCCGCCCAGTGTACATCCGGCAGGCCAGCACCCCGAGCGCCCACCAGTCGACGGCATGTCCGTACGGCTCTCCTCGTAGAATCTCAGGCGCTGCTCCCGGTACACACCggaggggagggaggaggCGGGTTACGAAGGTAACGGCAAAGAAagcagaaagaaaataaagaaagaacgAAATTAGAGATGTCGCCTGCCAGGTACTTACCTGGAAGCAAAGAAGTCGTCAGCGCAGCACGTGTAACGGCGGGATATTACTACTAAACGCCGGGTGGTATTCGCAAGTACCGCCAACTTCCCTGCCCCAGACAAGGATGATATGGTGGAGTTAGATGCAAAGGGGTTGACCAAAtaaactcaacaaaaaaaagagagaagcaTTCTTCATGGGAAGAGTTTTCATGAAGACAGCCCCAATAAGTGAATGCGACATTTTCTCAACCTCAAAGTGACACGGAAAGGCGCGTTTAGGAggcattagttttttttttcttctgttttgtgttatctagtttagtttttttgtttgtttttttctgttttgttgcttgtttttgtttcaaacaaTCACATCTTTATAATGTTTCGGTTGCTTTGCTTGGGTCCACTTTCGAACTCTCAATCGTTTGATCTAAACcgttcgtgtatgtgtgtgttcttgcCCCTCTCTCCTTTGCTTGGTTTTGCGTGTGGTGTACGATACCTTTCGGCCTGCCACACCCACTTGGCTTAGTATTACTTTAATCTTAtatattgttgttgttctgcTCTTCTTTTCCTGCTCATGCCCCCACTAAACAATCCATGTATAAGTTCATTGTTTGACTTTATCACCTACCGCACGCTTTGACGCTTAAGCAATGTTTCATTATTGTTACCCCTTTTAAAGTGCTTTTAATAGTATCGAGTTTGTTTTTAAACCTTGCAGTATAGTACACGTGTGTCACACCCTTTTTCTTGC from Anopheles coluzzii chromosome X, AcolN3, whole genome shotgun sequence includes:
- the LOC120961205 gene encoding uncharacterized protein LOC120961205, producing the protein MKLLAVVLLVLGVTLCWGKPAPQEAMPEEMVAAAAAAADAAPVEAVSTAAEAEPTTTTSVSTTTTTTTVQPVTSADTTSASSTSASMDVEPAAAAATTVAADPESSTTGQAVSESSSTTQATPAVSESSASSTSGPAAVAVSEELAPTTLEPAEANTEPAEQTTVADTAGAASSEPTSSVASSSVSATTLAEMSDVTTASATTTTTTAATSSSTEPAASTTTTTVAATAEVTTTTTTTTTSTTTTAASTEVDASNDSSSGSTESS